From one Planctomicrobium piriforme genomic stretch:
- a CDS encoding PQQ-binding-like beta-propeller repeat protein, with amino-acid sequence MSERPLSVAQGDSSSAGNTTSPRRKWRIVDLLLVGLLVLIAVSQVLVWNVWEPALGLSIKNLVSYSEYGLAAIAVTAWWFLFAPVSRNTRLLIGLPVLLLAATWGASIRRVDLSGDMAMTFRYRWQPETRSDFTKPKDAPTQPVSAENIAVPVAMPEDMPAFRGVNRDGNIVSPPLMTDWTAHPLKELWRKPCGGGYGSFAVVGDFAVSLEQRGADEAIVCYDVKDGRERWEYRYPSDFFEALGGEGPRSTPTIEGNRVYSFGAFGDLCCLDFLTGEKIWHVNGLQQFGTPNCIWGMTSSPLVFEGNVIVNVGGLTGDGLAAYKIEDGTLVWHGQGLTSPVVTSNFATGPTAVTAAGKSAAGYSSPMLRTLHGQLQLLNFDGTALRGCDPSTGRQLWSFPWVAGDNVSVAQPIVFDDGRIFISTSYGKGSCMLQVKRDADNWTADEIWSNINMRCKFTSPVLIDGSLYGIDEGIMVCLDPSTGKRKWKGGKTGLRGRYDHGQILRIDTQIIALTETGTLVLIAASPESLQELATHRVLPDDKVWNTPAIARGKLFVRNANEMACYELPVGKE; translated from the coding sequence ATGTCGGAACGGCCGCTGTCGGTGGCGCAGGGGGATTCTTCGTCGGCTGGCAACACCACCTCACCGCGGCGCAAGTGGCGGATCGTGGACCTTTTGCTGGTGGGGCTGCTTGTTTTGATCGCTGTCAGTCAGGTGCTGGTCTGGAATGTCTGGGAACCGGCGCTCGGACTTTCGATTAAGAACCTCGTCAGCTATTCCGAGTACGGGCTCGCGGCCATTGCCGTGACCGCGTGGTGGTTCCTGTTCGCACCTGTGTCGCGAAATACCCGGCTGCTCATCGGCTTGCCGGTGCTGCTGTTGGCTGCGACTTGGGGAGCATCGATTCGACGGGTCGATCTGAGCGGCGATATGGCGATGACATTTCGCTATCGCTGGCAGCCCGAGACTCGAAGTGACTTCACAAAACCCAAAGATGCTCCCACACAACCGGTCTCTGCCGAGAACATCGCAGTGCCGGTCGCGATGCCCGAGGATATGCCGGCCTTTCGCGGGGTCAATCGCGACGGCAATATCGTCAGCCCGCCGCTGATGACCGACTGGACTGCTCATCCATTAAAGGAACTGTGGCGGAAACCGTGCGGCGGAGGGTATGGGTCGTTCGCCGTGGTGGGGGACTTCGCTGTTTCGCTCGAACAACGGGGAGCCGACGAAGCCATCGTCTGCTATGACGTGAAGGATGGCCGCGAGCGGTGGGAATACCGCTATCCTTCCGACTTCTTCGAAGCCCTCGGCGGCGAAGGCCCGCGATCGACTCCGACCATCGAAGGAAATCGGGTCTACAGCTTTGGCGCCTTTGGCGATTTGTGCTGTCTCGACTTTCTCACCGGAGAAAAAATCTGGCACGTCAACGGCCTGCAGCAGTTTGGAACCCCTAACTGCATCTGGGGGATGACCTCGTCTCCGCTGGTGTTCGAGGGGAACGTGATCGTCAACGTCGGCGGCCTCACTGGGGACGGGCTGGCGGCCTACAAAATCGAAGACGGCACGCTTGTCTGGCACGGGCAGGGGCTCACGTCGCCAGTCGTCACCAGCAATTTCGCCACCGGCCCGACCGCCGTGACCGCGGCAGGCAAGTCGGCGGCGGGATATTCCTCGCCGATGCTGCGCACGCTGCATGGCCAACTGCAACTATTGAATTTCGACGGCACGGCCCTGCGAGGTTGCGACCCGAGCACCGGACGGCAATTGTGGTCGTTTCCCTGGGTGGCGGGGGATAACGTCAGCGTTGCCCAGCCGATCGTGTTCGACGACGGCCGCATCTTCATCTCCACCAGCTACGGCAAAGGTTCCTGCATGCTGCAGGTGAAGCGGGACGCCGACAACTGGACCGCCGACGAGATCTGGTCGAACATCAACATGCGCTGCAAGTTCACCAGCCCGGTGCTGATCGACGGCTCGCTCTACGGGATCGACGAAGGAATCATGGTCTGCCTCGACCCGTCGACAGGCAAGCGGAAATGGAAGGGGGGCAAAACCGGCCTCCGCGGCCGCTACGACCACGGCCAGATCCTGCGAATCGACACCCAGATCATCGCGCTGACCGAGACCGGAACACTGGTCCTGATCGCGGCCTCACCAGAGTCCTTGCAGGAACTCGCGACACACCGCGTGCTGCCAGACGACAAAGTCTGGAACACGCCGGCCATTGCGCGGGGGAAGTTGTTTGTTCGGAATGCCAATGAGATGGCGTGTTATGAGTTGCCGGTGGGGAAGGAGTAG
- a CDS encoding Bcr/CflA family multidrug efflux MFS transporter, whose translation MPTPNGMAPAPNARHSLTRSGSFRFILLLGLLDAFGPLGIDMYLPAFPQIEQDLQAHGGAMQLTLSLFLAGLAIGQLICGPISDRVGRRGPLLYGSVAFAAASLLCAFSTSIEALIAARFLMGLAGSTGMVVARAVVRDSFEEAESARVYSLLMLVIGIAPIISPTFGNWLMQFGSWPVIFWALAAFGCVCGIAVALDLPETLPVERRSQTSLLTIGRHYVEMLVDFRFMGYALPVSFALGQIFAYVASAPSLFMEIYGLSPNAFTLTFASNAIGLIGAAQVNRWLTRQLDTHVILRGALLVNVASSLLLPFLASTGLGGFPVFLGTLFVCLTSLGFIFPNATAAVMAPFPNQAGAASALLGMLQFAVGAGTGAVVGIFADGTPLPMAWTMAACATLSLLVALKVEWQRRQAIETDAAQSPDSSSKQTPVACLSKDNQD comes from the coding sequence ATGCCCACTCCGAATGGCATGGCGCCGGCGCCCAACGCCCGCCATTCCCTGACCCGCAGCGGGTCGTTCCGATTTATTTTATTGCTGGGATTGCTCGATGCCTTTGGTCCTTTAGGCATCGACATGTACCTGCCGGCGTTTCCGCAGATCGAACAGGACCTGCAGGCTCACGGCGGCGCGATGCAGCTGACGCTGTCACTGTTTCTCGCAGGTCTGGCAATCGGCCAGCTCATCTGCGGGCCCATCTCTGATCGAGTCGGCCGGCGCGGTCCGTTGCTCTACGGCTCGGTCGCGTTTGCTGCCGCCTCGCTGTTGTGCGCGTTTTCCACGAGTATCGAAGCGTTGATCGCCGCCCGATTTTTGATGGGGCTCGCCGGTTCGACCGGCATGGTCGTCGCGAGGGCGGTTGTTCGCGACTCCTTTGAAGAGGCCGAATCGGCGCGGGTGTATTCGCTGCTGATGCTCGTCATTGGCATTGCTCCGATCATCTCGCCGACGTTCGGCAACTGGCTGATGCAGTTTGGGAGCTGGCCGGTGATTTTCTGGGCGCTGGCGGCGTTCGGTTGCGTGTGCGGTATCGCGGTCGCTCTCGACCTGCCGGAAACGCTGCCGGTCGAGCGGCGTTCGCAGACCTCACTCCTCACGATTGGCCGTCATTACGTCGAAATGCTGGTCGATTTTCGCTTCATGGGTTATGCCCTGCCGGTGAGTTTTGCACTCGGACAGATCTTCGCGTATGTCGCCTCGGCTCCATCACTGTTCATGGAGATCTATGGGCTCTCGCCCAACGCGTTCACGCTCACTTTTGCGAGCAATGCCATCGGGCTGATCGGCGCGGCTCAGGTGAACCGGTGGCTCACCCGACAACTCGATACCCACGTCATTCTCCGCGGCGCGTTGTTGGTGAACGTCGCCTCGTCTCTACTGCTGCCGTTCCTCGCGTCGACCGGACTGGGCGGCTTCCCGGTCTTTCTCGGCACGCTGTTCGTTTGCCTGACGAGTCTGGGATTCATTTTCCCGAACGCCACCGCAGCCGTCATGGCCCCGTTTCCAAATCAGGCGGGTGCAGCGTCGGCCCTGCTGGGGATGTTGCAATTCGCCGTGGGCGCAGGAACAGGCGCGGTGGTCGGTATCTTCGCCGATGGCACGCCGCTCCCCATGGCCTGGACAATGGCCGCCTGCGCGACGCTCTCGCTTTTGGTAGCGCTGAAAGTCGAATGGCAGCGAAGGCAAGCCATCGAAACCGATGCTGCTCAGTCTCCAGATTCCAGCTCAAAACAAACGCCCGTCGCCTGTCTGTCAAAAGACAATCAGGACTGA
- the mnmG gene encoding tRNA uridine-5-carboxymethylaminomethyl(34) synthesis enzyme MnmG, producing MSSFSHFDVVVIGAGHAGIEAALASARLGAKTALLTMNCDTVGQMSCNPAIGGVAKGQIVREIDALGGEMGKCIDATGIQFRMLNSGKGPAMWSPRAQADKKAYQFLMKLRVEEQENLTLAQEAVEELLVEGDPVAVDITEPAPEQRPRIVGVKVRGGAVYHANAVIVTTGTFLQAIMHTGEAKTVGGRAGEGTTGTISDCFRRLGFELQRFKTGTPARLNGRTIDFSSLQIQPGDDDPSPFSYLTDRITQTQLPCWLTQTNAGVHDVIRANLHRAPMYSGQIKSTGPRYCPSIEDKVVRFADKDSHQIFLEPEGRHTLEYYCNGISTSLPRDVQERMIHSIQGLENAQIMRYGYAVEYDFAPPTQLQNTLETKRVAGLYFAGQINGTTGYEEAGGQGLIAGINAALKVRGDAPFVIDRSQAYLGVLIDDLVTKGVDEPYRMFTSRAEYRLLLRQDNADRRLTPLGEQIGLASPERFAQLRHYETEIERAVTLLKKTRHQGQTLEDWLRRPEIEWPELCALSPEVAALDISPRAQQQVRIETKYSGYVKRQQMDIDRQARTQSLKIPGTFNFQAVPQLRSEAREKFARVRPADLGQAGRISGITPADLAILSLYLKEPAKMRQHSADA from the coding sequence ATGTCGTCCTTCTCCCATTTCGATGTTGTCGTCATCGGCGCCGGTCACGCCGGGATTGAAGCGGCGCTGGCGAGTGCCCGGTTGGGGGCGAAGACGGCGCTGCTCACGATGAACTGCGACACCGTCGGGCAGATGAGCTGTAACCCGGCGATTGGCGGAGTCGCCAAGGGGCAGATCGTGCGGGAGATCGATGCGCTCGGCGGCGAGATGGGAAAGTGCATCGACGCCACCGGCATTCAGTTCCGGATGCTCAACAGCGGCAAGGGGCCGGCGATGTGGAGTCCCCGTGCCCAGGCCGACAAGAAGGCGTATCAGTTTCTGATGAAACTTCGCGTCGAGGAGCAGGAGAATCTCACGCTTGCGCAAGAGGCGGTGGAAGAACTGCTGGTTGAAGGCGACCCGGTGGCGGTGGATATCACCGAGCCAGCACCGGAGCAGCGACCGCGAATTGTCGGCGTGAAGGTGCGAGGGGGTGCGGTGTATCACGCCAATGCAGTGATCGTGACGACCGGCACGTTCCTGCAGGCGATCATGCATACCGGCGAAGCGAAGACCGTCGGCGGCCGCGCTGGTGAAGGGACGACAGGCACAATCTCCGACTGCTTCCGACGGCTGGGGTTCGAACTGCAACGGTTCAAGACCGGCACGCCGGCGCGACTCAACGGACGGACCATCGATTTCTCTTCGCTGCAGATCCAGCCGGGCGATGACGATCCGTCGCCGTTTTCGTATCTCACCGACCGCATCACGCAGACGCAGCTCCCCTGCTGGCTGACCCAGACGAATGCCGGCGTGCATGACGTGATTCGGGCGAACCTGCACCGCGCGCCGATGTACAGCGGTCAGATCAAGTCGACCGGCCCGCGCTATTGCCCGTCGATTGAAGACAAGGTCGTGCGGTTCGCGGATAAGGATTCGCACCAGATCTTTCTGGAACCGGAAGGCCGACATACGCTGGAGTATTACTGCAACGGCATCTCGACGAGTCTCCCGCGCGACGTGCAGGAGCGGATGATTCATTCGATTCAGGGACTCGAAAACGCTCAGATCATGCGCTACGGGTATGCCGTCGAGTACGACTTCGCGCCGCCGACGCAGTTGCAGAACACTCTCGAGACGAAGCGCGTCGCTGGCCTGTACTTCGCCGGGCAGATCAACGGCACCACCGGCTATGAAGAAGCCGGCGGACAAGGCCTGATCGCAGGCATCAATGCCGCGCTCAAGGTACGAGGCGACGCACCGTTCGTGATCGACCGTTCGCAGGCGTATCTGGGCGTGCTGATTGACGACCTTGTGACCAAGGGGGTCGACGAGCCGTACCGGATGTTCACATCCCGGGCGGAATACCGGCTCTTGCTGCGGCAGGACAACGCCGACCGCCGACTCACTCCGCTCGGAGAACAGATTGGCCTGGCCAGTCCTGAGCGTTTCGCCCAACTGCGACACTATGAAACCGAAATCGAACGTGCCGTCACGCTGCTGAAGAAAACGCGGCATCAGGGACAGACGCTGGAAGACTGGCTGCGTCGCCCGGAGATCGAATGGCCGGAACTCTGTGCGCTGTCGCCTGAGGTCGCCGCTCTCGATATTTCTCCCCGGGCGCAGCAACAGGTGCGGATCGAAACCAAGTACAGCGGTTATGTGAAACGTCAGCAGATGGACATCGACAGACAGGCGCGCACGCAGTCGCTGAAGATCCCCGGCACGTTCAACTTTCAGGCGGTGCCGCAACTGCGGTCGGAAGCCAGAGAGAAGTTCGCCAGGGTGCGTCCGGCGGACCTCGGTCAGGCGGGCCGCATCAGCGGCATCACCCCGGCCGACCTGGCGATCCTGTCGCTGTACCTGAAAGAGCCGGCGAAGATGCGTCAGCACTCAGCGGACGCGTAG
- a CDS encoding tetratricopeptide repeat protein, translated as MVRASRILAVGAGLVALTVLAYAGVFWNDFVNFDDELYVTKNTNVMAGLNWYSWVYAWTTFDTGNWIPLTWLSLELDSTLFGVKPWAFHGTNLLLHAANVALLFWFLTRVTSQIALSAIFAALFAVHPLHVESVAWASERKDVLSTFWLLATLLIYTRYAERPSAGLYLAATLTFIAGLLSKSMLVTLPIVLLLLDAWPLGRVTGLKLGPTALTCPPRPLWRLLLEKAPWLLLSVIEGVVTIFAQGDSEAFTGTDRLPILYRLGNSAHAVGWYVWKTFWPSSLCIIYTHPLKELRWELAALGTLTFLAISAYVIIGTRQGRPWLAIGWLWYLVTLLPVVGLLQVGSQAYADRYSYVPQMGLLVILVWEAHYWLTRSSVGKSIAVDSHASLAPESRVDSSTGAIGGEGRGEGENKTAADTLPLTPSPSPRSVAASHGESLSGARGELNPASLTSKRMTLAGAAVGIVIVALLVVTTFQVRTWRNSDAIWRQAYRVDPRSWVVNFHLGTYLAEQGKIAEADKMLEVAVEQRPTWDVALSNLGWTQQKLGHFERARTLYEESLRQKPDQPKTLYNMVDLYLDLKDLPKASQTLALWLREHPEDTTERLRLGRLYARQGKIDQALAEFETVLRFESGNSAAHNNAGLSLSMLGRYPAAKTHLDRALQISPNFLDAHVNLAYVLEQLGDLPGAEQHYQTALKLKPGDPDAVDGLKRVQAKRKML; from the coding sequence ATGGTGCGTGCGTCCCGAATTCTGGCAGTGGGGGCAGGGCTCGTCGCGTTGACGGTGCTCGCCTATGCCGGCGTGTTCTGGAACGACTTCGTCAATTTCGACGACGAACTCTACGTCACCAAAAACACCAATGTCATGGCCGGGTTGAACTGGTACAGCTGGGTCTACGCCTGGACCACGTTTGACACCGGCAACTGGATTCCGCTCACCTGGCTGTCCCTGGAACTCGATTCCACGCTGTTCGGCGTCAAACCGTGGGCGTTTCATGGCACGAACCTGTTGTTGCACGCGGCAAACGTGGCGCTGCTGTTCTGGTTCCTCACCAGAGTCACCTCGCAAATCGCCCTCAGTGCCATTTTCGCGGCGCTGTTTGCGGTGCATCCGCTGCATGTCGAGTCGGTCGCCTGGGCTTCCGAACGCAAAGACGTCCTCAGCACGTTCTGGCTTTTAGCGACGCTGCTGATTTATACCCGTTATGCCGAGCGGCCAAGCGCTGGTCTCTATCTGGCGGCAACGCTCACCTTCATCGCAGGTCTGTTGTCCAAGTCGATGCTGGTGACGCTGCCGATTGTGTTGTTGTTGCTCGATGCCTGGCCGCTGGGGCGTGTGACGGGACTGAAGCTGGGCCCGACGGCACTGACATGCCCTCCCCGACCGCTCTGGCGGTTGCTGCTCGAAAAAGCTCCCTGGCTGCTGCTCTCGGTGATCGAAGGGGTCGTGACAATCTTCGCCCAGGGAGATTCCGAGGCCTTCACAGGCACCGACCGGCTTCCGATTCTGTATCGGTTGGGAAATTCGGCCCATGCGGTCGGCTGGTATGTGTGGAAAACCTTCTGGCCGAGTTCACTGTGCATCATCTACACCCATCCGCTGAAGGAGTTGCGCTGGGAACTGGCGGCGCTCGGGACGCTGACGTTCCTGGCGATCTCGGCCTACGTCATCATCGGCACGCGGCAAGGCCGCCCCTGGCTGGCGATCGGCTGGCTCTGGTATCTCGTCACGCTGCTGCCGGTCGTCGGACTGCTACAGGTGGGCTCACAAGCCTATGCCGACCGCTATTCCTACGTCCCGCAGATGGGACTGCTGGTGATACTGGTGTGGGAAGCCCATTACTGGCTGACCCGAAGCTCTGTTGGAAAAAGCATTGCCGTTGACTCTCATGCCTCCCTCGCCCCCGAGAGCCGCGTCGATTCCTCGACCGGCGCGATCGGGGGAGAGGGCCGGGGTGAGGGGGAGAATAAAACGGCCGCCGACACATTGCCCCTCACCCCCAGCCCCTCTCCCCGCAGTGTCGCGGCATCACATGGAGAGTCACTCAGCGGGGCGAGGGGGGAGTTGAATCCGGCCTCTCTCACCTCGAAGAGAATGACGCTGGCGGGAGCGGCCGTCGGAATCGTGATCGTGGCCTTGCTGGTTGTCACCACATTTCAGGTGCGGACGTGGCGAAACAGCGACGCAATCTGGCGGCAGGCCTATCGCGTCGATCCGCGGAGCTGGGTCGTCAACTTTCATCTCGGGACTTATCTCGCCGAGCAGGGGAAGATCGCGGAAGCGGACAAAATGCTGGAAGTGGCGGTCGAGCAGAGGCCCACCTGGGACGTGGCGCTCTCGAATCTCGGCTGGACGCAGCAGAAGCTCGGGCATTTTGAACGGGCGAGAACGCTCTACGAAGAATCGCTACGGCAAAAGCCCGATCAGCCGAAGACGCTGTACAACATGGTCGATCTGTATCTCGATCTGAAAGACCTGCCGAAAGCGTCGCAGACACTCGCACTGTGGTTGAGAGAACATCCCGAAGACACGACCGAACGCCTCCGCCTCGGTCGGCTCTATGCCCGACAAGGCAAGATCGATCAGGCCTTAGCGGAATTCGAAACCGTCCTGCGTTTCGAATCAGGCAACTCCGCCGCCCACAACAACGCCGGCCTGTCCTTGTCGATGCTCGGCCGCTACCCCGCAGCCAAAACCCACCTCGACCGGGCATTGCAGATCTCCCCCAACTTCCTCGACGCCCATGTCAACCTGGCCTATGTGTTGGAACAACTCGGCGACCTGCCGGGCGCGGAACAACACTACCAGACCGCCCTCAAGCTGAAGCCGGGAGACCCGGACGCGGTGGATGGGTTAAAGCGGGTGCAGGCCAAGCGGAAGATGCTGTAG
- a CDS encoding HNH endonuclease: MADSSRRWSRDELLIAFELYCKTPFGKLHRHNPDVVMLATTLGRTPSAVAMKLVNFASLDEAQQARGIKGLSNASNADREIVEEFRSNWEELAYEASVVRVRLTSEGLIPRPDETPEWNADSPTERIAEVKIRVAQAFFRTAVIATYDGTCAICEIHHAKLLNASHIVPWGVNVSRRADPCNGLCLCAIHDRAFDRGLIGINSAFRLVLCESLSDQILGNMREPVFGQFEGKQIRLPQRFRPDLETLRFHFQRIFIGGGDFNAE; this comes from the coding sequence ATGGCTGACAGCTCACGACGATGGTCGCGCGATGAACTATTGATTGCGTTCGAACTCTACTGCAAAACGCCATTTGGTAAATTGCACCGGCACAATCCTGATGTTGTGATGCTTGCGACAACACTAGGGCGGACGCCTAGTGCTGTAGCAATGAAGCTCGTGAATTTTGCGAGCCTCGATGAGGCGCAGCAGGCACGCGGCATCAAGGGCTTGTCGAATGCCAGCAATGCTGACCGTGAGATCGTGGAAGAATTCAGGTCAAACTGGGAGGAACTTGCCTATGAAGCTTCGGTGGTTCGAGTTCGACTGACGAGCGAAGGCCTGATTCCTCGTCCTGATGAAACCCCAGAATGGAATGCAGATTCTCCAACAGAGCGGATAGCGGAAGTCAAAATACGAGTCGCACAAGCATTTTTCAGAACGGCAGTCATTGCGACCTACGATGGCACTTGTGCGATTTGTGAAATTCACCATGCCAAATTGTTGAACGCAAGTCACATTGTTCCATGGGGGGTGAACGTGTCACGACGCGCCGACCCCTGTAATGGACTCTGCCTTTGCGCGATTCATGACCGCGCCTTTGATCGCGGATTAATCGGGATCAACAGTGCATTTCGGCTAGTACTTTGCGAATCATTATCGGATCAAATACTTGGGAATATGCGAGAGCCGGTATTTGGTCAATTCGAAGGAAAGCAGATTCGACTTCCTCAGCGATTCAGGCCAGACCTTGAGACGCTTCGGTTTCATTTTCAAAGAATTTTTATAGGTGGGGGCGACTTCAATGCGGAATGA